A region from the Gemmatimonadaceae bacterium genome encodes:
- a CDS encoding GTPase domain-containing protein, producing MPIVDHATRLITCKLVYYGPGRSGKTTNLTYLHSALPGTQVGALTSLATRNDRTLFFDYLPVDLGTVGQYRVRFQLYTVPGQPYYAAIRQLVLQGADGIAFVADSQRHRWDDNLESLQDMHANLAQHGVDARTLPIVMQYNKQDLPPSLAASVADLSVALNFRGVPEFAADALQGTGVFQTLRSLGTQVLRRLGAEDGTTAGKRAAAAMQTPAYSPALAGGVAA from the coding sequence ATGCCCATTGTCGATCACGCCACCCGGCTGATCACCTGCAAACTGGTCTACTACGGCCCGGGACGATCCGGGAAGACGACCAATCTCACCTACCTGCATTCCGCGCTGCCGGGAACGCAGGTGGGCGCGCTCACGTCGCTCGCGACCCGCAACGATCGTACGCTCTTCTTCGATTACCTCCCGGTGGATCTGGGCACCGTGGGGCAGTATCGCGTGCGGTTTCAGCTCTATACCGTCCCGGGGCAGCCGTACTACGCGGCCATTCGCCAGCTCGTGCTGCAGGGCGCCGACGGCATCGCCTTCGTCGCCGACAGTCAGCGCCATCGCTGGGACGACAATCTCGAAAGCCTGCAGGACATGCACGCCAACCTCGCCCAGCATGGCGTGGATGCGCGGACGCTGCCCATCGTGATGCAGTACAACAAGCAGGACCTGCCGCCGTCGCTCGCCGCGTCGGTGGCCGACTTGTCGGTGGCCCTGAACTTCCGCGGCGTGCCTGAATTCGCCGCCGATGCGCTGCAGGGGACCGGGGTCTTCCAGACCCTGCGGTCGCTCGGCACCCAGGTGCTGCGCCGACTCGGTGCCGAAGACGGCACCACCGCGGGCAAGCGCGCCGCGGCGGCCATGCAGACGCCAGCCTATTCCCCGGCACTCGCCGGAGGCGTGGCGGCGTGA
- a CDS encoding DUF4388 domain-containing protein, with amino-acid sequence MRAPSLSIEGRIRDLGLGEVFQLLSRGRKTGTLHCEAPLLSREARIGFVQGVIVDADVAAMGQRSAGEARPAPAPREIEEAALDVLCWKDGTFRFLPTEPPASRVRLAAEPLLIEAAQRAIVWDRIEALVPHARVVPAFEDLEPGQLPELRLTPAQWEVLAHVDGERDLVALATVLQREFSDVAEQVHDLIAIGLLTVRETPVAPRRNPTPPTNAVVPSLEDLWVPDRYSGGVIRMPGEAEQAIDAIFDPVQVGVLTPEGLPALELPPNAIADGVPEPARSRSVTPGADPAVATTAAEPSVRREQVADAEWESSAPGAGRAWCREGDERLRHGDLLGAVSCWEAAIGAGVPDEDAERLREVIALATRLHALVPI; translated from the coding sequence ATGCGCGCGCCCTCTCTGAGCATCGAAGGCCGGATCCGCGATCTCGGGCTCGGCGAGGTCTTTCAGCTGCTGTCTCGCGGGCGCAAGACCGGGACGTTGCACTGTGAGGCCCCGCTGCTCAGTCGGGAAGCGCGGATCGGGTTCGTGCAGGGCGTCATCGTGGACGCGGATGTCGCCGCCATGGGCCAGCGGTCGGCGGGCGAGGCGCGCCCCGCACCGGCGCCGCGCGAGATCGAGGAAGCGGCGCTCGACGTCCTCTGCTGGAAGGACGGGACCTTCCGGTTCCTCCCCACCGAGCCGCCGGCCTCGCGCGTGCGGCTGGCGGCGGAGCCGTTGCTGATTGAGGCCGCGCAGCGGGCCATCGTGTGGGACCGCATCGAAGCGCTCGTCCCGCACGCGCGGGTCGTGCCGGCCTTTGAAGATCTGGAGCCCGGGCAACTCCCCGAATTGCGCCTCACGCCGGCCCAGTGGGAAGTGCTGGCGCATGTGGACGGCGAACGGGACCTCGTGGCGCTTGCCACGGTGCTGCAGCGCGAGTTCTCGGACGTCGCCGAGCAGGTGCACGATCTCATCGCCATCGGGCTGCTGACCGTGCGCGAGACCCCGGTGGCCCCCCGTCGGAACCCGACGCCGCCCACGAATGCGGTCGTGCCCTCCCTGGAGGACCTCTGGGTCCCCGATCGCTACAGCGGCGGGGTCATTCGCATGCCGGGCGAGGCAGAGCAGGCGATTGACGCGATCTTCGATCCGGTGCAGGTCGGCGTGCTGACCCCCGAGGGCCTGCCGGCGCTGGAACTGCCGCCCAACGCGATCGCCGACGGCGTGCCGGAGCCGGCGCGGTCTCGAAGTGTGACGCCTGGCGCAGATCCTGCCGTTGCCACGACTGCCGCTGAGCCGTCTGTGAGACGGGAGCAGGTCGCGGACGCCGAGTGGGAGTCGTCTGCGCCAGGGGCAGGTCGTGCGTGGTGCCGGGAGGGTGACGAACGGCTCCGGCACGGTGACCTGCTGGGCGCAGTCTCCTGCTGGGAGGCCGCGATTGGCGCCGGGGTCCCCGATGAGGATGCGGAGCGCCTCCGCGAAGTCATCGCACTGGCCACGCGCTTGCACGCCCTCGTGCCGATCTGA
- a CDS encoding tetratricopeptide repeat protein, translating to MLRSPAPNTPPTAGRDVELLRAMLARVDQHDPGAFNNLGVLYHTRGLHAEAVEAFRRALAIDPRMRTAARNLEIAAAQPGACEARLAELASRLATDPDDREALLERARLSRLMGRREAARHQLDALIAEDPDDAAALFERALVEQREGDLRKAQRWLERAVNAGAGHDAALLLAEVLYQRGQNEQALEAVEALLVEQPALADAHRLRGFVLGDMGHHDEALAAARQAAALNPALDTLDGDLALAADHAGPSVAAVMAVESEATLAHYGLGLAFRQRGYFREARREFDRAAAQGEDARLVSHALAELDLIDGDAASARARYRALLDQEETARWWNEHGVACHQAGDLAAAAESYRRALFVDARDALAYNNLGVALADTGDAVAAREAFTRAAELEPALVLARLNLARALAQGGEVLAALSLLKELVMFRPREADAWHTMGVILVQRQRPADAREAFLKAIEQRPTHAEARFALAQVLADLGDHEGAARETQQALGIASYRAEVRLAVGIALQLECPDAVGAVDLLRVAGGTPLAGVPIEETALDTLLPEAAHDSAVLSDAERAARSCEQADDFAMRTLHGEAVERYREARERVEGQPAHAALWRRAAVGEARSLCLLQRAHLARRLLETLVAETPDDPEVCALHAAALLAAEEGRDMVRGALFRVLRQDVASAALLHFAGDVALGLDDSGLAMAFFRRALALDPSRPSPRVAIARLLRERGDLLAARLELVAALTAAPEWRDALLELARLHREAHRLVEARQVLVGHLARVPTDIDALALLAEVLVYEERDTDARIVVDRVLRHDPANGAARWYDGLLHVNRGRLRDAQAQWMSLASDDAVAPTWRGRAKDALARLQQTVAEDETSFVHVA from the coding sequence GTGCTGCGGTCTCCCGCACCGAACACGCCGCCGACCGCCGGACGCGACGTCGAGCTGCTCCGGGCGATGCTCGCGCGCGTGGACCAGCACGACCCCGGGGCGTTCAACAATCTTGGCGTGCTGTATCACACTCGCGGGTTGCATGCCGAGGCCGTGGAGGCATTTCGCCGGGCCCTCGCCATTGATCCCCGGATGCGCACTGCTGCCCGCAATCTGGAGATCGCTGCCGCGCAGCCCGGGGCCTGCGAGGCCCGCCTGGCCGAACTGGCCAGTCGGCTGGCCACCGATCCGGATGATCGCGAGGCGCTGCTCGAGCGCGCGCGGCTGTCGCGCCTCATGGGGCGGCGCGAGGCTGCGCGGCATCAGCTCGACGCGCTGATCGCCGAGGATCCCGATGATGCCGCCGCCCTCTTCGAGCGCGCGCTGGTGGAGCAGCGCGAAGGCGACCTGCGCAAGGCGCAGCGGTGGCTCGAGCGGGCGGTGAACGCCGGGGCCGGCCACGATGCGGCGCTGTTGCTCGCCGAAGTGCTCTATCAGCGCGGGCAGAACGAGCAGGCGCTCGAGGCGGTCGAGGCGCTCCTCGTCGAGCAGCCCGCACTCGCCGACGCCCATCGACTGCGTGGCTTCGTGCTCGGCGACATGGGGCACCACGACGAGGCGCTGGCCGCCGCCCGACAGGCCGCCGCGCTCAATCCGGCCCTCGACACGCTCGACGGCGATCTCGCGCTGGCGGCTGATCACGCGGGCCCGTCGGTGGCCGCCGTCATGGCCGTGGAGTCGGAAGCGACGCTCGCGCATTACGGACTCGGGCTCGCCTTCCGGCAGCGCGGGTACTTTCGCGAGGCGCGCCGCGAGTTCGACCGCGCCGCCGCCCAGGGCGAAGACGCGCGGCTCGTGTCGCACGCGCTCGCCGAACTCGATCTGATCGACGGGGACGCCGCGTCCGCCCGTGCCCGGTATCGCGCGCTGCTCGATCAGGAGGAGACGGCGCGCTGGTGGAACGAGCACGGTGTCGCCTGTCATCAGGCGGGTGATCTCGCGGCCGCAGCCGAGTCGTATCGGCGGGCGCTGTTCGTGGATGCCCGCGACGCGCTGGCGTACAACAACCTCGGCGTGGCGCTGGCCGACACGGGTGATGCGGTCGCGGCCCGTGAAGCCTTTACGCGCGCCGCGGAGCTCGAGCCCGCGCTCGTGCTGGCGCGGCTCAATCTCGCGCGCGCCCTCGCGCAGGGCGGCGAGGTTCTCGCCGCGCTGTCGCTGCTCAAGGAGCTGGTGATGTTCCGGCCGCGCGAGGCCGACGCCTGGCATACCATGGGCGTCATTTTGGTGCAGCGCCAACGCCCGGCCGACGCCCGGGAAGCGTTCCTCAAGGCGATTGAACAGCGCCCGACGCACGCCGAGGCGCGCTTTGCGCTCGCGCAGGTGCTGGCCGATCTCGGCGATCACGAAGGCGCCGCACGCGAAACGCAGCAGGCGCTGGGCATCGCGTCGTATCGCGCCGAGGTGCGGCTCGCGGTGGGGATCGCACTGCAGCTCGAGTGTCCCGATGCGGTGGGGGCGGTGGACTTGCTGCGCGTGGCCGGCGGGACGCCGCTCGCGGGCGTGCCGATCGAAGAGACCGCACTCGACACGCTGCTCCCCGAGGCCGCGCACGACTCGGCCGTGCTGAGCGACGCCGAGCGGGCGGCGCGCAGTTGCGAGCAGGCCGATGACTTCGCGATGCGCACGCTGCACGGGGAGGCGGTGGAGCGCTATCGCGAAGCCCGCGAGCGCGTGGAGGGCCAGCCGGCCCACGCCGCGCTGTGGCGCCGGGCGGCGGTGGGCGAGGCGCGTTCACTCTGCCTGCTGCAGCGCGCGCATCTGGCGCGGCGCCTGCTCGAGACGCTCGTGGCCGAGACGCCCGACGATCCCGAGGTGTGCGCCCTGCACGCCGCCGCGCTGCTCGCCGCCGAAGAGGGGCGGGACATGGTGCGCGGGGCGCTCTTCCGCGTGTTGCGACAGGACGTGGCGAGCGCCGCCCTGCTGCACTTCGCCGGCGATGTCGCGCTGGGGCTCGACGACAGCGGGCTCGCGATGGCGTTCTTCCGCCGCGCGCTGGCACTCGACCCGTCGCGGCCGTCGCCCCGCGTCGCGATCGCGCGCCTGCTGCGCGAGCGGGGCGATCTGCTCGCCGCGCGCCTCGAACTGGTGGCGGCGCTCACCGCCGCCCCCGAGTGGCGTGACGCCCTGCTCGAACTCGCCCGCCTGCATCGCGAGGCCCATCGCCTCGTCGAGGCGCGCCAGGTGCTCGTGGGCCATCTCGCCCGCGTGCCCACCGACATCGATGCGCTCGCGCTGCTGGCGGAGGTGCTCGTCTACGAAGAGCGTGATACCGACGCGCGCATCGTCGTCGATCGCGTGCTGCGGCACGACCCGGCCAACGGGGCGGCGCGCTGGTACGACGGGTTGCTGCACGTCAATCGCGGGCGGCTGCGCGATGCGCAGGCGCAGTGGATGTCGCTCGCCTCGGATGATGCGGTGGCGCCCACGTGGCGCGGCCGCGCGAAGGACGCGCTGGCGCGGCTCCAGCAGACGGTCGCGGAGGACGAGACGTCCTTCGTGCACGTGGCCTGA
- a CDS encoding chemotaxis protein CheC, which yields MPALHTLKHIQLDALRETANIGAGHAATALSQMTGSTIMIKVPAISIAGVSDLPAQFQPADEPVAAVFMHMLGDLTGRTLLIFPKPTVMRLAELMLRRPIGSSVAFSELETSAIKETGNILSGAYMNALSDFLGMLLLPSPPSMVIDMSSAVLESVFGEVADGGERVLCVESEFMLTELDQTLRGFFLLLPDPASLQVMLRALRLA from the coding sequence ATGCCCGCTCTCCATACGCTCAAGCACATTCAGCTCGACGCCCTGCGCGAGACGGCAAACATCGGCGCCGGCCACGCGGCCACGGCGCTGTCGCAGATGACGGGGAGCACCATCATGATCAAGGTGCCCGCCATCAGCATTGCCGGCGTGAGCGATCTGCCGGCCCAGTTCCAGCCAGCCGATGAGCCGGTCGCCGCGGTGTTCATGCACATGCTGGGCGATCTCACCGGCCGCACGCTGCTGATCTTCCCGAAGCCCACCGTCATGCGACTGGCCGAGCTCATGCTCCGCCGTCCCATCGGGTCGTCGGTGGCGTTCAGCGAGCTTGAGACGTCGGCGATCAAGGAAACGGGGAATATCCTGAGCGGCGCCTACATGAACGCGCTCAGCGACTTCCTGGGGATGCTGCTGCTGCCGTCGCCCCCGTCGATGGTCATCGACATGTCCTCGGCGGTCCTGGAGAGTGTCTTCGGCGAAGTGGCCGATGGCGGCGAGCGGGTGCTCTGCGTGGAGAGCGAGTTCATGCTCACCGAGCTCGATCAGACGCTGCGCGGCTTCTTCCTGCTGCTCCCCGACCCCGCGTCGCTGCAGGTGATGCTCCGCGCCCTGCGCCTGGCCTGA
- a CDS encoding chemotaxis protein CheA: MSATRDAGKYAALFHAEAREHLDAIDAALLALEQAPNADGAAEQIATVFRGMHTIKGMAAAMGYTAVERLAHALEGRCEPVRHGDEALGATLVSLLLEGTEALRTSITDAAGGVTALTPAIEALLARLKPAERVSGIAALMNAMPSPETVQPREAGSAEHGLRLVEVALTSDCPLKGVRAMIVLTKLRAVGTVQRTTPPLEQWQDAHFEGVFAVALKSPIADADLAAAVTSAGEVARVVVRDPEQDAKSTKGRRAKAAPVAPTVTRTVRLDARRLDTLLELVGELVITRDRLTRLVDGMAHPDRAVQRTARDTARLVSALQAEVLQARLLPASDVFDRFPRLVRDVARELGKEVSFVVEGRELELDRSLLDAVGDPILHLLRNALDHGIEPPDERRARGKAPAGTLVLRAVRERSNVRIEVRDDGRGIDREAVLARAKAHGLLAESVPALDDHELLRVIAHPGLSTAKTITTLSGRGVGVDVVNTRVRALGGQLALESVPGQGTVFTLRVPVTIAIARALLVEVQGRIFAIPAVHVEECLAYHDSLQVHHAAGAAVTIRDEVVPLVALDERFGLAPSSASRGTEEQHLAIVELGGKRAALRVDSLVAQQDIVVKPLDQVRGATPWFSGATVLGDGRLALILDAASLL; this comes from the coding sequence ATGTCCGCCACGCGCGACGCCGGCAAGTACGCGGCGCTCTTCCACGCCGAAGCGCGCGAGCATCTCGACGCCATCGATGCCGCGCTGCTCGCGCTCGAGCAGGCGCCGAATGCCGATGGCGCCGCCGAGCAGATCGCCACGGTCTTTCGCGGCATGCACACCATCAAGGGGATGGCGGCCGCGATGGGGTACACCGCGGTGGAGCGGCTCGCGCACGCACTCGAAGGGCGCTGCGAACCCGTCCGCCATGGCGACGAAGCGCTCGGCGCCACCCTCGTGTCGCTACTGCTCGAAGGGACCGAGGCCCTGCGCACGAGCATCACCGACGCCGCCGGCGGGGTCACCGCGCTGACCCCCGCGATCGAGGCGCTGTTGGCGCGCCTCAAGCCGGCAGAGCGCGTGAGCGGCATCGCGGCCCTCATGAACGCGATGCCGTCGCCGGAGACCGTGCAGCCGCGCGAGGCCGGCAGTGCAGAGCACGGGCTGCGGCTGGTGGAGGTCGCCCTCACCAGCGACTGTCCTCTCAAGGGCGTGCGCGCGATGATCGTGCTCACCAAGCTGCGGGCCGTGGGCACGGTACAGCGCACGACGCCACCGCTCGAGCAGTGGCAGGACGCGCACTTCGAAGGCGTGTTTGCCGTGGCGCTCAAGAGCCCGATTGCCGATGCCGATCTGGCGGCTGCCGTCACGAGTGCCGGCGAAGTCGCCCGCGTGGTGGTGCGCGATCCGGAGCAGGACGCGAAGAGCACGAAAGGCCGACGGGCAAAGGCGGCGCCGGTGGCCCCGACGGTCACGCGGACCGTGCGGCTCGACGCGCGGCGGCTCGATACGCTGCTCGAACTCGTGGGCGAACTCGTCATCACCCGCGATCGCCTGACGCGACTCGTGGACGGCATGGCGCACCCCGATCGCGCCGTGCAACGCACGGCCCGCGATACCGCGCGCCTCGTGAGTGCGCTGCAGGCCGAAGTGCTGCAGGCGCGTCTGCTGCCGGCCTCGGATGTGTTTGACCGCTTCCCGCGCCTGGTGCGCGACGTAGCGCGCGAACTGGGCAAGGAAGTGAGCTTCGTGGTGGAAGGCCGCGAACTCGAATTGGATCGCTCGCTGCTCGATGCGGTGGGGGATCCCATTCTGCATCTCCTGCGGAATGCGCTCGATCACGGCATCGAGCCCCCCGACGAGCGCCGCGCGCGCGGCAAGGCGCCTGCCGGCACGCTCGTGCTGCGCGCCGTGCGCGAGCGGTCGAATGTGCGCATCGAGGTGCGCGACGACGGGCGTGGGATCGATCGCGAGGCGGTGCTCGCCCGGGCCAAGGCCCACGGCCTGCTGGCCGAGTCCGTGCCGGCGCTCGATGATCATGAGCTGCTCCGCGTGATCGCGCATCCCGGACTCAGCACCGCCAAGACGATCACCACGCTCTCCGGGCGTGGCGTAGGCGTGGATGTGGTGAACACCCGCGTGCGCGCGCTCGGGGGGCAGCTGGCCCTCGAGTCCGTACCGGGGCAGGGGACCGTGTTCACCTTGCGGGTGCCGGTCACGATCGCGATCGCCCGCGCCCTGTTGGTGGAGGTCCAGGGGCGAATTTTTGCGATCCCCGCGGTGCACGTGGAGGAGTGTCTCGCCTATCACGACAGCCTGCAGGTGCATCACGCGGCGGGAGCCGCCGTCACCATCCGTGACGAGGTTGTTCCGCTCGTGGCGCTTGATGAACGATTCGGGCTGGCTCCGTCGTCAGCCTCTCGAGGGACCGAGGAGCAGCACTTGGCGATCGTCGAGCTGGGCGGCAAACGGGCCGCCCTGCGCGTCGACTCGCTCGTGGCGCAGCAGGACATCGTGGTGAAGCCGCTCGATCAGGTGCGCGGCGCGACCCCGTGGTTCAGTGGTGCCACCGTGCTGGGCGATGGCCGCCTGGCTCTGATCCTCGACGCCGCCAGCCTGCTCTGA
- a CDS encoding response regulator: MSRTVLICDDAIFMRTMVGDILTQAGFEVVGEAETGVQAVERYRELRPDLVTMDIVMPDMGGIDAVREITKHDPQARILMCSAMGQQALVVEAIQAGAKDFVVKPFQPSRVLEAVNRVLTAA, translated from the coding sequence GTGAGCCGAACGGTACTGATCTGCGACGACGCCATCTTCATGCGCACCATGGTGGGGGACATCCTCACGCAGGCGGGCTTCGAAGTGGTGGGCGAGGCGGAAACCGGTGTGCAGGCCGTTGAGCGCTATCGCGAGCTGCGCCCCGATCTCGTCACGATGGACATCGTGATGCCCGACATGGGCGGCATCGATGCCGTGCGCGAGATCACCAAGCATGACCCGCAGGCGCGCATCCTCATGTGCAGCGCGATGGGGCAGCAGGCGCTCGTCGTCGAGGCGATTCAGGCCGGCGCGAAGGACTTCGTGGTGAAGCCCTTCCAGCCGAGCCGCGTGCTCGAAGCCGTCAACCGCGTGCTCACCGCGGCGTAA